Proteins encoded in a region of the Oscarella lobularis chromosome 5, ooOscLobu1.1, whole genome shotgun sequence genome:
- the LOC136187356 gene encoding zinc finger protein 862-like, translated as MPAGRATWVDVPCLNLTRQALRAHASSASHQSAVELEANLASSKATGGIRQAFSHVVSAERKKMIGAMRCMYWLCKEEVAHTTKFSSLRDLAISLGATYLKDLDLGRNAHYTSERFMEEAVSALAETVRNKIFEDLRRSPFFSLMADETTDVAVIKEVIVYARYLNRNREIQTAFIGMVEVKEGIASAIMAALEKVCNNCGVNLKKLVAFGSDGASVMIGRHRGVTALLKAEVPWLVANHCVGHRLALAAAQAADEIPSVKKFQAILGQMYRFYSYSGVRMAGLKDIQDFLNNPRLKLTQAKDVRWLSHEKAVSNLRRCLPAVLCSLEREAAERHDSQALGLVTFMKKSDFIPILLTLSDVLPPLALLSRSMQRGNLNYGLVQPLVTGTIATLVNMKTVPGEYFSSIETYFEDQLATTDIRPPNQQQVDTFKEVVYDKYIDTVVRHLKERFPDVHLLKAFNMFDGKSWRDENEEDFIEYGCDDAITLKTHFQDLFDEQDNTTLKTEWQTFKNSMVSEENHLPVRNYDASEVMNSVVKNKDFESIFPNLFKISLIGLLIPASTADCERGFSALKRIKTPLRNWLSSVVTNNLLMLAIEGPEGKEFDFSLAVDVWGRAKNRRINVLA; from the coding sequence ATGCCAGCAGGTCGCGCTACCTGGGTAGACGTTCCTTGCTTAAACTTGACAAGGCAAGCTCTGCGGGCACACGCTTCGTCCGCTTCTCATCAGTCGGCGGTAGAGTTGGAAGCCAACTTAGCATCAAGCAAAGCAACCGGTGGCATAAGACAGGCGTTTTCTCACGTCGTAAGTGCtgaacggaaaaaaatgataGGAGCGATGCGTTGCATGTATTGGCTTTGCAAGGAAGAGGTCGCCCACACAACAAAATTTTCGTCACTGCGAGATTTGGCTATTAGCTTGGGAGCGACGTATCTGAAAGATCTGGATCTCGGAAGAAATGCCCACTACACATCGGAAAGATTCATGGAAGAAGCTGTGTCAGCTTTAGCCGAAACCGtcagaaataaaatattcgAGGACCTGAGACGCTCACCATTCTTCTCGCTTATGGCTGACGAAACCACAGACGTGGCAGTTATAAAAGAAGTAATAGTATATGCAAGATATTTGAACCGTAACAGAGAAATACAAACCGCTTTTATTGGTATGGTGGAGGTAAAGGAAGGAATTGCTTCGGCGATTATGGCGGCTCTAGAAAAGGTTTGCAATAACTGTGGTGTCAATCTCAAGAAGCTAGTTGCTTTTGGCAGCGATGGTGCCTCAGTTATGATAGGTCGTCATCGCGGCGTTACTGCTCTATTGAAAGCTGAGGTTCCGTGGCTGGTAGCAAACCACTGCGTTGGTCACAGGCTTGCTTTAGCAGCAGCACAAGCAGCTGACGAAATACCGTCAGTCAAAAAATTCCAAGCAATTCTTGGGCAAATGTATCGTTTCTACTCGTACTCCGGAGTACGCATGGCTGGATTAAAAGATATACAAGACTTTTTAAACAATCCAAGATTAAAACTCACTCAGGCAAAGGATGTTCGCTGGCTATCGCATGAGAAAGCCGTGTCTAATCTTCGGCGCTGTCTTCCAGCAGTTCTTTGCAGCCTAGAGCGAGAGGCAGCCGAACGACACGATAGTCAGGCCCTTGGCTTGGTCACTTTCATGAAAAAAAGTGATTTTATTCCTATTCTCCTTACTTTAAGCGACGTATTGCCGCCATTGGCGTTGCTTTCTCGCTCAATGCAAAGAGGAAACCTCAATTACGGCTTGGTGCAGCCTCTTGTAACTGGAACAATTGCAACACTTGTCAATATGAAGACCGTTCCTGGTGAATATTTCAGTTCCATTGAAACCTATTTTGAAGACCAGCTGGCGACAACCGATATTCGCCCACCAAACCAGCAGCAAGTAGACACCTTCAAAGAGGTTGTTTATGATAAGTACATTGACACTGTAGTTCGCCATCTTAAAGAAAGATTCCCTGACGTTCATTTGCTTAAAGCGTTCAATATGTTTGATGGCAAAAGTTGGCGAGACGAAAATGAGGAAGATTTCATAGAATACGGTTGCGACGATGCAATAACTTTGAAAACCCATTTTCAAGATTTGTTTGATGAGCAAGACAACACCACGCTAAAGACGGAATGGCAAACATTTAAGAATTCAATGGTTAGCGAGGAAAACCACTTACCGGTTAGGAACTATGATGCGTCGGAGGTAATGAACTCTGTTGTAAAAAATAAGGACTTCGAATCAATCTTCCCGAaccttttcaaaatttcgttGATTGGACTTTTGATTCCGGCATCTACTGCTGACTGTGAGCGTGGGTTTTCGGCGctcaaaagaatcaaaacCCCACTGCGGAATTGGCTAAGTTCAGTAGTAACAAACAATTTACTAATGTTAGCAATAGAAGGTCCCGAGGGCAaagaatttgatttttcattGGCCGTTGATGTTTGGGGACGTGCAAAGAATCGTAGAATTAACGTATTAGCATAG
- the LOC136187357 gene encoding uncharacterized protein, with protein sequence MRWPAERATFCCKNGKVKLPLLADPPEDYEGLFSSETEESRHFLNNIRQYNCAFQMTSMGGYAPFRQTGWNPSFVVKGQIYHRIGSLLPAPGQTRQFAQIYFVQNDREQTTLRQQIVPTLREDILDFLQNKLHHLNTYVRTFRQMDLSAVENYVIVIDADKRPSAEHRRRFNLPQCSEIAVVLTESERGYRDIVLTRHDGTLHRINECHRSYDALQYPLLHLFGEDGYHQEECEQHQTPMTFYCHRIMYRPHHSSNILLKGKILFQQYVVDMYCKVETQRLRFIRREQTLLRAESYTTLRDSLASEVDAAQLGRRVVLPSSFTGSPRYLHERVQDAMTYVRKYHKPDIFTTFTCNPKWREISETLLPNQSSHDRPDLVSRVFHMKLKDFIKDLTKNAVFGKPKAHLYSVEYQKRGLPHAHVLLWLEERIHLQEIDSIISAEIPSKDDDPELHRIILSHMVHGPCGPQNPRSPCMQNGLCSKHYPREFLSETLCGNDGYPEYRRRSKEEGGFEEEKRTRNGSFVIDNRWVVPHNRYLCKKYDAHINVEYCSSIRSIQYVLKYVHKGCDMASFALQRPNPRDEIDVFRAARYIGPSEACWRLFDFPIHERYPPVQTLHVHTSDDRQIVFTPENARQRAEDPPDTTLTAFFKLCATYYSNDNAQFTDIDRQFVANLLYSEVPQYFTWNSGKRQWMKRKKGAEIRHNGATTSFLQTQMIGRIYTDHPKQEERFFVRLLLNTVKGPKSFTDLRTVRGNVASSFKQACKDLHLLEDGNHWIMCMSEASESRHSSALRVLFAVLLASCQLTDALQMWMRFRNDMADDIRYQFETGSANGPIQPPPAATRRPAAPRTPMPFTDQIYNHALLLLQKTLNSMGGNLLSAYGLPTPDNTHSQDHSSSRYLEEISYDLPQLDEHILLHEPILNTEQRQLYTTILAKLRSNESGILFIDAPGGTGKTFLINLILAKVRSFRQIALATASSGIAAQLLAGGRTAHSTFHIPLNLNSTDLPICNVSRSSGLARLFQEAKIAFWDEASMIHKKALEAVDRTLRDVRQNDDIMGGLLFVLSGDFRQILPVIPRGTRANEVHSCLKSSVLWCSVETHYLTTNMRARTSSLDTETTQHFSEQLLRIGNGDTQTADNKDIQITPELAVLAETPQQLRDEIYPELSAHATDSDWLCQRAILAPHNETVNAINNRLLDEFPGEHSQFLSIDTALSDEESTMYPTEFLNTIEVSGFPPYVLNLKIGAPVILIRNISPPQLCNGTRCVVRRLTTNCVELNVVTGPAKGTVADVEGQVVALSPKKQGPAKTYYRASVADNHSRVSLTLFSDKTADVLSKMKEQKASVLLKNVTVSQSTSSDTKHLFDRKSEVQPSTKTFSPQPFDDASFGSTPIPKQITLDQLPAQATWQRITTKIKVLDVSPKTNVGQSKVLQNVAVSDSTGTASLTLWSAFLETLVVGKSYELKNFIVSTFDDEKTISSPFKHGVVNEINEVEDALPLEEPMTKTTEITNVTITNISHYSYNLKCPKCKKGNVDVLEQNPVLGKCTTFACKTLSKIEKCAIQISATIDVDVDDKPFFNSLNVYDDVVRVIADVPSGHFDDERLITASAFNAKYNDRFIITEASRD encoded by the exons ATGAGATGGCCTGCTGAAAGAGCAACGTTCTGTTGCAAAAATGGGAAGGTTAAGTTGCCTCTTCTCGCTGATCCTCCAGAGGACTACGAAGGTCTCTTTTCTTCCGAGACGGAAGAAAGTCGTCATTTTTTAAATAACATCCGGCAGTACAACTGCGCATTTCAGATGACGTCCATGGGAGGATACGCCCCGTTTCGCCAAACAGGCTGGAATCCCTCTTTTGTCGTCAAAGGACAGATCTATCATCGAATAGGCAGCCTTTTGCCGGCTCCAGGCCAGACTCGGCAATTTGCCCAAATTTATTTTGTCCAAAATGATCGAGAACAAACGACGTTGCGGCAGCAGATAGTTCCTACTCTTCGCGAAGATATACTTGACTTTCTTCAAAATAAGCTTCACCATTTGAACACTTACGTTAGGACTTTCAGACAAATGGATCTCTCTGCCGTAGAAAACTACGTCATTGTCATAGACGCCGACAAAAGGCCGTCAGCCGAACATCGTAGAAGATTCAATTTGCCTCAATGCAGCGAAATCGCCGTTGTGCTTACGGAATCCGAACGCGGCTACCGAGATATCGTTCTGACGCGCCACGATGGAACTTTACACCGAATAAACGAATGCCACCGAAGTTACGACGCCTTGCAGTATCCCCTTCTCCATCTCTTTGGAGAGGACGGCTATCATCAAGAGGAGTGCGAGCAGCACCAAACGCCAATGACGTTCTACTGTCATCGAATTATGTACAGGCCGCACCACTCTTCCAATATACTTTTAAAAGGCAAGATTCTATTTCAGCaatacgtcgtcgacatGTACTGTAAGGTCGAAACGCAACGATTGAGGTTCATACGGCGCGAACAAACGCTCCTGCGCGCAGAATCGTACACGACACTACGAGACAGCCTCGCTTCCG AAGTGGACGCGGCACAGCTCGGTCGAAGAGTCGTTCTGCCTTCCTCATTTACGGGCAGTCCGCGCTATCTGCACGAAAGGGTTCAAGACGCCATGACATACGTTCGGAAGTACCACAAGCCGGACATCTTTACAACTTTTACCTGCAATCCCAAGTGGCGAGAGATTTCAGAAACTTTACTTCCTAATCAATCCAGTCACGACCGCCCAGACTTAGTATCGCGCGTCTTTCACATGAAACTGAAAGATTTCATCAAAGACTTGACAAAGAATGCGGTTTTCGGCAAACCGAAAGCGCACCTCTATTCCGTTGAATACCAAAAGCGAGGCCTTCCCCACGCCCACGTCCTCCTCTGGCTCGAGGAAAGGATTCACTTACAGGAAATCGATTCGATTATTTCTGCAGAAATTCCCAGTAAAGACGACGACCCTGAATTGCACAGAATCATTCTCAGTCATATGGTCCACGGTCCCTGCGGCCCGCAGAATCCTCGCTCCCCCTGCATGCAGAACGGACTTTGCTCCAAGCACTACCcgagagaatttctttctgaaaCTCTTTGCGGCAACGACGGCTACCCTGAATATCGCAGACgatcgaaagaagaaggaggcttcgaagaagaaaagcgaacCCGAAACGGCTCTTTCGTTATCGACAATCGGTGGGTTGTTCCCCATAATCGCTATCTCTGCAAGAAATACGACGCTCACATCAACGTCGAATACTGTTCGAGCATCAGAAGTATTCAATACGTTCTGAAGTACGTGCACAAGGGCTGCGACATGGCTTCATTCGCACTCCAAAGACCTAACCCGCGAGATGAAATTGACGTTTTTCGCGCAGCGCGCTACATTGGCCCGTCCGAAGCCTGCTGGCGATTGTTCGACTTTCCAATCCACGAGAGATATCCTCCCGTTCAAACTCTCCATGTTCACACCAGCGACGACCGACAAATAGTCTTCACACCTGAAAACGCTCGCCAGCGAGCTGAAGACCCTCCCGACACAACACTTACCGCATTTTTTAAACTGTGCGCCACCTACTACAGTAACGACAACGCTCAGTTCACCGACATCGATCGACAGTTCGTTGCTAACCTGTTATATTCCGAAGTTCCACAGTATTTTACTTGGAATTCCGGCAAGCGTCAATGGATGAAACGGAAAAAAGGTGCCGAAATCCGTCACAACGGTGCAACGACTTCTTTTCTCCAAACGCAAATGATCGGTCGCATCTACACCGACCACCCCAAGCAAGAAGAAAGATTCTTCGTGAGGCTGCTCCTGAACACCGTCAAGGGTCCTAAAAGCTTTACAGACCTCAGAACTGTTCGCGGAAACGTTGCCTCTTCCTTCAAGCAAGCATGCAAAGATCTCCACCTCTTAGAAGACGGCAATCACTGGATTATGTGCATGAGTGAAGCGAGCGAGAGCCGTCATTCATCGGCGCTTCGTGTTCTTTTTGCCGTTCTACTCGCCTCCTGCCAATTAACAGACGCTCTTCAAATGTGGATGCGCTTTCGAAATGACATGGCAGACGACATACGCTATCAGTTCGAAACCGGATCTGCCAACGGCCCCATACAGCCACCTCCGGCGGCGACTCGGCGCCCCGCCGCGCCGCGTACCCCGATGCCGTTTACCGACCAAATCTACAATCACgcactcctcctccttcaaaAGACGCTCAATTCAATGGGAGGAAATCTTCTTTCAGCCTACGGTCTACCTACTCCCGACAACACACACTCCCAAG ACCATTCCTCTTCCCGCTACCTTGAGGAAATCTCCTACGACCTACCCCAACTCGACGAGCACATACTCCTACACGAACCTATCCTCAACACCGAACAACGACAGCTCTACACTACCATCTTGGCTAAACTTCGAAGCAACGAAAGCGGAATACTATTCATCGACGCGCCCGGTGGAACGGGAAAAACATTTCTCATAAACCTCATCCTCGCCAAAGTTCGCTCTTTCCGGCAAATCGCCTTAGCTACCGCCAGCAGCGGCATAGCAGCGCAATTGCTTGCGGGAGGCCGAACTGCCCATTCCACGTTTCACATTCCTTTAAATTTAAACTCGACTGACCTCCCCATCTGCAACGTCTCGCGATCTTCTGGCCTGGCACGGCTATTTCAAGAAGCGAAAATTGCTTTTTGGGACGAAGCGTCGATGATACACAAAAAAGCGCTTGAAGCCGTAGACCGAACACTACGCGACGTTCGCCAAAATGATGACATAATGGGTGGGCTCCTATTCGTCCTATCCGGCGACTTCCGCCAAATATTGCCTGTCATTCCAAGAGGAACGAGAGCCAATGAAGTGCACAGCTGCCTCAAATCGTCCGTTCTATGGTGTTCCGTCGAAACCCACTATCTCACTACCAACATGAGAGCGAGAACCAGTTCACTCGACACCGAAACGACACAGCATTTTTCCGAACAGCTACTCCGAATTGGCAACGGCGACACCCAGACAGCGGATAACAAAGACATACAGATAACACCCGAACTCGCCGTCCTCGCCGAAACACCACAGCAGCTCAGAGACGAAATCTATCCGGAGTTGTCGGCTCACGCAACAGACTCTGACTGGTTGTGCCAACGAGCAATTCTCGCTCCGCACAACGAAACCGTCAATGCCATCAACAATCGGcttctcgacgaatttccCGGCGAGCATTCGCAATTCCTCTCAATCGACACGGCCCTATCCGATGAAGAATCTACCATGTATCCCACAGAATTTCTCAACACCATCGAAGTATCAGGATTTCCTCCCTACGTTCTTAACCTCAAAATAGGAGCGCCCGTCATCCTAATACGAAACATCAGTCCTCCTCAATTGTGCAACGGAACTCGATGCGTCGTCCGCCGCCTCACCACAAACTGCGTTGAACTGAACGTCGTCACAGGACCCGCTAAAG GGACAGTCGCCGACGTGGAAGGACAAGTCGTCGCCCTGTCACCGAAGAAGCAAGGGCCCGCCAAGACGTACTACCGAGCCTCCGTCGCCGACAACCACTCGCGCGTCTCACTCACCTTATTTTCCGACAAGACTGCGGACGTTCTCAGCAAAATGAAAGAACAAAAAGCTTCCGTCCTCCTCAAAAACGTAACCGTATCGCAATCAACATCTTCCGATACAAAACACCTCTTCGATCGCAAAAGCGAAGTCCAACCGTCGACTAAAACCTTTTCTCCTCAaccgttcgacgacgcgtcctTCGGATCGACTCCCATCCCGAAACAAATCACTCTTGACCAGCTACCCGCACAAGCCACCTGGCAACGAATCacgacgaaaatcaaagTGTTGGACGTCTCGCCCAAAACGAACGTCGGCCAATCGAAAGTCCTTCAAAACGTCGCCGTTAGCGATAGCACCGGCACTGCCTCACTCACCCTATGGTCGGCCTTTCTCGAAACGTTGGTTGTCGGAAAATCGTACGAGCTTAAGAATTTTATTGTGTccacgttcgacgacgagaaaacaaTTTCATCTCCATTCAAGCACGGCGTTGTCAACGAAATCAACGAAGTGGAAGACGCCCTGCCCCTCGAAGAACCAATGACTAAAACCACCGAAATAACAAACGTCACCATCACCAACATCTCCCACTACTCCTACAATCTCAAGTGCCCAAAATGCAAGAAagggaacgtcgacgttcttgaGCAAAACCCGGTGTTAGGCAAATGCACCACTTTCGCTTGCAAAACTCTttcaaaaatcgaaaaatgTGCCATCCAAATTTCAGCTaccatcgacgtcgacgttgacgacaaGCCCTTTTTCAACTCTCTCAACGTCTATGACGACGTTGTCAGAGTCATCGCCGACGTTCCTTCGGgacacttcgacgacgaacgcctCATCACCGCGTCTGCCTTCAACGCTAAGTACAACGACAGATTCATCATCACCGAGGCCTCTCGCGACTAA
- the LOC136187358 gene encoding probable serine/threonine-protein kinase drkB translates to MHGLKKPLVHRDLKPANILVDEGRENVYLCDMGLATVKTSLATLTSCGSDGTASYIFPETALQRKFGSASDVWAFGLILVEMATEMRAWGSLVTAVELATLLVQSAQPPSLAHVPIHLTSLCGKCLAYSPKDRPTMVRIAADLREMTIRY, encoded by the exons ATGCACGGGTTGAAGAAACCGCTGGTCCACAGAGATTTGAAACCGGCAAATATTTTG GTTGATGaaggacgagaaaacgtcTATCTTTGCGACATGGGCCTAGCGACAGTCAAAACAAGTCTGGCCACACTCACTTCTTGCGGCTCCGATGGAACGGCGAGTTATATTTTTCCGGAGACGGCACTTCAAAGAAAATTTGGTTCTGCGTCTGATGTTTGGGCATTCGGTCTCATTCTGGTTGAGATGGCTACCGAAATGAGAGCGTGGGGTTCCCTTGTTACAGCCGTTGAGTTAGCTACCCTTCTTGTTCAGTCTGCTCAGCCGCCTTCCCTCGCGCACGTTCCAATTCACCTCACGTCCCTTTGTGGAAAGTGCCTTGCCTATTCCCCCAAGGATCGTCCAACAATGGTGAGAATTGCGGCCGATCTAAGAGAAATGACAATTAGATACTGA